In Triticum aestivum cultivar Chinese Spring chromosome 5B, IWGSC CS RefSeq v2.1, whole genome shotgun sequence, the following proteins share a genomic window:
- the LOC123113479 gene encoding DNA-directed RNA polymerase III subunit RPC8 isoform X1, whose amino-acid sequence MFVLSQIEHNLPMPPHLLNRPLVDAIKAELERLLLDKVIANLGLCVSVYDILSVEGGFIFPGEGCSTYKVSFRLLMFRPFIGEVLVGKISGYDEKGLQVSLDFFSDICIPGHLMQFGTVRGEDGRWALKTEDGDELHLDIDDEIRFLVSSIKYPPIPVEQKEDDKPFAPMQINGSIKGDGLGLLAWWAAGEEEGEEEEDGEGEEEGEEEQ is encoded by the exons ATGTTCGTTTTGAGCCAGATTGAGCACAACCTGCCGATGCCTCCGCACTTGCTGAATCGCCCTCTTGTCGACGCCATCAAGGCCGAGCTTGAGAGGCTCTTGCTGGATAAG GTGATTGCAAATCTCGGGCTCTGCGTGTCCGTCTATGACATCCTTTCCGTCGAAGGTGGATTCATCTTTCCAGGAGAGGGCTGCTCGACGTATAAA GTTTCCTTTCGGTTATTGATGTTCAGGCCCTTTATTGGGGAGGTTCTTGTTGGGAAGATCAGTGGATATGATGAGAAGGGTTTACAAG TTTCACTTGATTTTTTCAGCGATATATGCATTCCGGGACACTTGATGCAATTTGGCACAGTGAG GGGGGAGGACGGTAGGTGGGCGTTGAAGACTGAAGATGGTGATGAGCTTCATCTTGACATTGATGATGAG ATACGATTCTTGGTGTCTAGCATAAAGTACCCACCTATACCAGTTGAGCAAAAGGAGGATGACAAGCCATTTGCTCCGATGCAGATCAAT GGAAGTATCAAAGGAgatggtcttggccttcttgcatGGTGGGCGGCAGGTGAAGAGGAGGGcgaggaagaggaagatggcgagggagaggaagagggcgaGGAAGAGCAATAG
- the LOC123113479 gene encoding DNA-directed RNA polymerase III subunit RPC8 isoform X2 — protein sequence MPPHLLNRPLVDAIKAELERLLLDKVIANLGLCVSVYDILSVEGGFIFPGEGCSTYKVSFRLLMFRPFIGEVLVGKISGYDEKGLQVSLDFFSDICIPGHLMQFGTVRGEDGRWALKTEDGDELHLDIDDEIRFLVSSIKYPPIPVEQKEDDKPFAPMQINGSIKGDGLGLLAWWAAGEEEGEEEEDGEGEEEGEEEQ from the exons ATGCCTCCGCACTTGCTGAATCGCCCTCTTGTCGACGCCATCAAGGCCGAGCTTGAGAGGCTCTTGCTGGATAAG GTGATTGCAAATCTCGGGCTCTGCGTGTCCGTCTATGACATCCTTTCCGTCGAAGGTGGATTCATCTTTCCAGGAGAGGGCTGCTCGACGTATAAA GTTTCCTTTCGGTTATTGATGTTCAGGCCCTTTATTGGGGAGGTTCTTGTTGGGAAGATCAGTGGATATGATGAGAAGGGTTTACAAG TTTCACTTGATTTTTTCAGCGATATATGCATTCCGGGACACTTGATGCAATTTGGCACAGTGAG GGGGGAGGACGGTAGGTGGGCGTTGAAGACTGAAGATGGTGATGAGCTTCATCTTGACATTGATGATGAG ATACGATTCTTGGTGTCTAGCATAAAGTACCCACCTATACCAGTTGAGCAAAAGGAGGATGACAAGCCATTTGCTCCGATGCAGATCAAT GGAAGTATCAAAGGAgatggtcttggccttcttgcatGGTGGGCGGCAGGTGAAGAGGAGGGcgaggaagaggaagatggcgagggagaggaagagggcgaGGAAGAGCAATAG